The following DNA comes from Schistocerca piceifrons isolate TAMUIC-IGC-003096 chromosome 3, iqSchPice1.1, whole genome shotgun sequence.
cgactacatctcgcagtagtgccgtgatctgaatgctctgaccctcgactacatctcgcagtagtgccgtcatcagaatgctctgaccctcgactacatctcgcagtagtgccgtcatcagaatgctctgaccctcgactacatctcgcagtagtccCGTCATcaaaatgctctgaccctcgactacatctcgcagtagtgccgccatcataatgctctgaccctcgactacatctcgcagtagtgtcgccatcagaatgctctgaccctcaaCTACACCTcacagtagtgccgtcatcagaatgctctgaccctcgattACATGTCGCAGTAGTGCCggcatcagaatgctctgaccctcgactacatctcgcagtagtgccgccatcagaatggtctgaccctcgactacatctcgcggtagtgccgccatcagaatgctctgaccctcgactacatctcgcagtagtgccgtcatcagaatgctctgaccctcgactacatctcgcagtagtgccgtcaacagaatgctctgaccctcgactacatctcgcagtagtgccgccatcagaatgctctaatcctcgactacatctcgcagtagtgccgtcatcagaatgctctgaccctcgactacatctcgcagtagtgccgtcatcagaatgctctgaccctcgactacatctcgcagtagtgccgtcatcagaatgctctgaccctcgactacatcttgcAGTAGTGCTGTCATCAGAAcactctgaccctcgactacatctcgcagtagtgccgtcaacagaatgctctgaccctcgactacatctcgcaataGTGCCGCCatgagaatgctctgaccctcgactacatctcgcagtagtgccatCATCAGAATgttctgaccctcgactacatctcgcagtagtgccgtcatcagaatgctctgaccctcgacaaCATCTCGtagtagtgccgccatcagaatgctctgaccctcgactacatctcgcagtagtgccgccatcagaatgctctgaccctcgactacatctcgcagtagtgccgtcatcagaatgctctgaccctcgactacatctcgcagtagtgccgtcatcagaatgctctgaccctcgactacatctcgcagtagtgccgccatcagaatgcactgaccctcgactacatctagCTGTAGTGCCGTCATcggaatgctctgaccctcgactacatctcgcagtagtgccgccatcagaatgctctaaccctcgactacatctcgcagtagtgccgccatcagaatgctctgaccctcgactacatctcgcagtagtgccgccatcagaatgctctgaccctcgactacatcccgcagtagtgccgtcatcagttgctctgaccctcgactacatcttgcagtagtgccgtcatcagaatgctctgaccctcgactacatctcgcagtagtgccgtcatcagaatgctctgaccctcgaatacatctcgcagtagtgccgtcatcagaatgctctgaccctcgactacatctcgcagtagtgccgtcatcagaatgctctgaccctcaaCTACATCTCGCAGTattgccgccatcagaatgctctgaccctcgactacatctcgcaatagtgccgccatcagaatgctctgaccctcgactacatctcgcagtcgtgccgtcatcagaatgctctgactttcgactacatctcgcagtagtgccgtcatcagaatgctctgaccctcgactacatctcgcagtagtgccgtcatcagaatgctctgaccctcgactacatctcgcagtagtacCGTCATCAGAATTCTCTGACCCTCgtctacatctcgcagtagtgccgtcatcagttgctctgaccctcgactacatctcgcagtagtgccgccatcagaatgctctaaccctcgactacatctcgcagtagtgccgtcatcagaatgctctaaccctcgactacatctcgcagtagtgccgacATCacaatgctctgaccctcgactacatctcgcagtagtgccgccatcagaatgctctgaccctcgactatatctcgcagtagtgccgtcatcagttgctctgaccctcgactacatctcgcagtagtgccgtcatcagaatgctctgaccctcgactacatctcgcagtagtgccgtcatcagaatgctctgaccgtcgactacatctcgcaatagtgccgccatcagaatgctctgaccctcgactacatctcgcagtagtgccgtcatcagaatgctctgaccctcgactacatctcgcagtagtgccgtcatcagaatgctctgtccctcgactacatctcgcagtagtgccgccatcagaatgctccgaCCCTCgtctacatctcgcggtagagccgccatcagaatgctctgaccctcgactacatctcgcagtagtgccgccatcagaatgctctaaccctcgactacatctcgcagtagtgccgccatcagaatgctctgaccctcgactacatctcgcagtagtgccgccatcagaatgctctgaccctcgactacatctcgcagtagtgccgtcatcagttgctctgaccctcgactacatctcgcagtagtgccgtcatcagaatgctctgaccctcgactacatctcgcagtagtgccgtcatcagaatgctctgaccctcgactacatctcgcagtagtgccgtcatcagaatgctctgaccctcgactacatctcacAGTattgccgccatcagaatgctctgaccctcgactacatctcgcaatagtgccgccatcagaatgctctgaccctcgactacatctcgcagtagtgccgtcatcagaatgcccttaccctcgactacatctcgcagtagtgccgtcatcagaatgctctgtccctcgactacatctcgcagtagtgccgccatcagaatgctccgaCCCTCgtctacatctcgcggtagagccgccaccagaatgctctgaccctcgactacatcacACAGTAGTGCCATCATcggaatgctctgaccctcgactgcatctcgcagtagtgccgtcatcagaatgctctgaccctcgactacatctcgcagtagtgaagccatcagaatgctctgaccctcgattacatctcgcagtagtgccgccatcagaatgctctgaccctcgaatacatctcgcagtagtgccgccatcagaatgctctaattctcgactacatctcgcagtagtggcgccatcagaatgctctaaccctcgactacatctcgcagtagtgcggtcatcagaatgctctgaccctcgactacatctcgcagtagtgccgtcatcagaatgctctgaccctcgactacatctcgcagtagagccgccatcagaatgctctgaccctcgactacatctcgcagtagtgccgtcatcagaatgctctgaccctcgactacatctcgcagtagtgccgtcatcagaatgctctgaccctcgactacatctcgcagtattgccgccatcagaatgctctgaccctcgactacatttcgcaatagtgccgccatcagaatgctctgaccctcgactacatctcgcagtagtgccgtcatcagaatgctctgaccctcgactacatctcgcagtagtgccgccatcagaatgctctaaccctcgactacatctcgcaatagtgccgccatcagaatgctctgaccctcgactacatctcgcagtagtgccgccatcagaatgctctgaccctcgactacatctcgcagtagtgccgccatcagaatgctctgaccctcgactacatctcgcagtagtgccgtcatcagttgctctgaccctcgactacatctcgcagtagtgccgtcatcagaatgctctgaccctcgactacatctcgcagtagtgccgtcatcagaatgctctgaccctcgactacatctcgcagtagtgccgccatcagaatgctctgaccctcgactacatctcgcagtagtgccgtcatcagaatgctctgacccgtGACTATatctcgcggtagagccgccagcagaatgctctgaccctcgaccaCATCTCGCGGTAGAACCGCCATCAGAATGccctgaccctcgactacatctcgcggtgGGAAGAGTCAGCTCCAGAGACTGTACTCTCTAGAGGGATGGGCGATGTGACCGACGTCCACTGAGGTTGATGTGGGCAGTCGCTATTCAATATGACAGTGCCAACCATCCTTGCTCCGCCGGCCGCTTCCATCAAGTTCCTGTAGCCCTCGCTCTGTCCTAGCCCCCAAGAACGCAAATTAAAATCTGTGGGGATAGTATAAATAAATTGTGAAGCATGTATTACATACATTCCTGACACACCAATATCATTTCAGTACAGCTGATTCCATGTTATCCTTTCACATGTCATAAAAGAAATACAGTCAGTATTACGCTCGACAGCGAGCTAAAATTTGTATCCCCTCCAGCCTTGTTACTCACTTCAGAATAGTGTTGTCGATGATGCATGAGCTAACTGCCGAGGTAGGAGCTCTCTAGTTGTTATTCTCgtcgtattttcatcaattttacgcAGTTTCCGTCAATTTTCTCAATTTTACCAGGTTGTCGGTAATTTACCCAGTTACACGAGTTTCTAAAAACTGTTCTTGACGACTTATCATGTCAATAAAATGTCTCATCCCATTGATCTCTTGATTCTATCAGCCAATTACATTGCAGCATGATTCTCAATTTCCATATCATTGCACAACCACTCCATCCATTATTTCGCGAGTAATTTATCCATGTGGACATATCGTGAAGTCTGTTACACTGCCTACACCACATGACACAAATACTGCTTCATAATGTGGGAAACAACCAGGAACAGAGAGGCGGTGTTAGAACTGCTTTCCTTAGCTGaaacactttctaaattcggtcacATTTTATTGGTATAAGCCAACCCCTTTGTAGACGGGAGTCACAAAGTATTGTCGTATTCATAAGATGACGTCGGAGATTGAAACATCTCACCAGTACCTTTGATGATTACCACCCCAGCAAACAAATCATATCCATAGCAGCACTCTGCCTTCTATTTCTAAACGAGCTGCCTCTTCGTTGAACGTATCGGGTAATGATCCTGGACACAACTCTCTATGCATCGTGTAAATATTCCTGTGCCTTTAACCAACCGTCCCTGCAACATTGTCTCCAATTTAATATAGAGCTAACCAGAAGTAGGAGAGCACTGATCCTGCTACATTTGACATCTTttgaaggaacagaacgagcttAGTTCACGTAATCAATACACTTCGATATTTTGCTTTCAGAGAAAGTATAACATGTTTTCCTGACTTGCACAAGCAATCGACACTAGTGATTTTCTCATTAGAATACGATAACCACCTTTCTGCGAAGACTGTTCCACGCCACTCTTACTCATGTCACGCATCCCAATGCACACTATCTCTCTACGTGCATATATGCTGAGGATGTTAGCACTCATAGGTGCATAGTA
Coding sequences within:
- the LOC124788406 gene encoding uncharacterized protein LOC124788406, encoding MTALQLDVVEGQCILMAALLRDVVEGQSILMTALLRDVVEGQSILMTALLRDVVEGQSILMAALLRDVVEGQSILMAALLRDVVEGQSILMTALLRDVVEGQNILMMALLRDVVEGQSILMAALLRDVVEGQSILLTALLRDVVEGQSVLMTALLQDVVEGQSILMTALLRDVVEGQSILMTALLRDVVEGQSILMTALLRDVVED
- the LOC124788407 gene encoding uncharacterized protein LOC124788407, which translates into the protein MTALLRDVDEGQRILMTVLLRDVVEGQSILMTALLRDVVEGQSILMTALLRDVVESQSILMTARLRDVVEGQSILMAALLRDVVEGQSILMAAILRDVVEGQSILMTALLRDVVEGQSILMTALLRDVFEGQSILMTALLRDVVEGQSILMTALLQDVVEGQSN